In the genome of Bryobacteraceae bacterium, one region contains:
- a CDS encoding class I SAM-dependent methyltransferase, with amino-acid sequence MNPQRLIHQEAVPIGPSVSEQIRPDQYRHSHGLDQFLGSLNHADASPCQVLDIGEFTQANVAFIIGQGHRLTFEDLLRSFELPGVPAAERLNHALDFPPAYFDAILVWDILEHFPPPVAESIVPRLHRILRPGGLLFACFHAEARDNTVDAYSFRIADGKTLLLQPRGRRKLAQTLNNRSIEKLFSGFDSVKFFLTRDSIREVIVRK; translated from the coding sequence GTGAACCCTCAGCGTCTAATCCATCAGGAGGCAGTACCCATCGGACCTTCGGTTTCCGAACAAATCCGGCCGGATCAATACCGGCATAGCCACGGGCTCGATCAATTTCTCGGATCGCTCAATCACGCTGACGCCAGTCCGTGCCAGGTTCTTGACATCGGTGAGTTCACGCAAGCCAATGTGGCGTTCATCATCGGCCAGGGCCACAGGCTTACGTTCGAGGATCTCCTGCGGTCTTTCGAACTTCCCGGCGTGCCCGCCGCCGAAAGGCTGAACCACGCGCTCGACTTCCCGCCCGCCTACTTCGACGCGATTCTGGTGTGGGACATTCTCGAGCACTTTCCGCCGCCTGTTGCCGAGTCCATCGTTCCGCGCCTTCACCGGATTCTGAGGCCGGGGGGACTCTTGTTCGCGTGTTTCCACGCGGAGGCGCGCGACAACACCGTGGACGCCTACTCGTTTCGGATCGCCGACGGAAAAACTCTCCTACTTCAGCCGCGTGGTCGGCGAAAGCTGGCGCAGACGTTGAACAATCGTTCGATTGAGAAGCTCTTCTCGGGCTTTGACTCGGTGAAGTTTTTCCTTACACGCGATTCGATCCGCGAAGTGATCGTGCGGAAGTAG
- a CDS encoding glycosyltransferase family 2 protein, with the protein MISLSVVIPAYNEENRLPTTLAAVHRYLAGAEFRPIEILVVDDGSKDGTAELVEGLRKKYPEVRLLRNPGNRGKGYSVKNGMLEATGQWVLFTDADLSAPIEELDKLYEAARREGADVAIGSRALNRKLIGVHQSMFRETAGRFFNLMMRVLIGLPFWDTQCGFKLFKKKAAGDVFSLLRLDRFGFDVEALFLARKLGFKTIEVPVRWNHMEGTKVSMFRDSADMFLDLLRVRWNQIKGLYK; encoded by the coding sequence TTGATCTCGCTTTCGGTAGTGATTCCGGCCTACAACGAAGAGAACCGCCTGCCGACGACGCTGGCGGCGGTGCATCGCTATCTCGCCGGGGCCGAGTTCCGTCCGATCGAGATTCTCGTCGTCGACGATGGATCGAAAGACGGAACCGCGGAGCTGGTGGAAGGCCTGCGCAAGAAGTATCCGGAAGTGCGCCTGCTGCGCAATCCGGGTAACCGCGGCAAAGGATACTCGGTGAAGAACGGCATGCTCGAGGCCACCGGCCAGTGGGTGCTGTTTACCGACGCCGATCTCTCAGCGCCGATCGAGGAACTGGACAAGCTGTATGAAGCGGCGCGGCGCGAAGGCGCCGATGTCGCCATCGGTTCCCGCGCTCTGAACCGGAAACTCATCGGCGTGCATCAATCGATGTTTCGGGAAACGGCCGGCCGCTTCTTCAATCTGATGATGCGGGTGCTGATCGGGCTGCCCTTCTGGGACACGCAGTGCGGATTCAAACTGTTCAAGAAGAAAGCCGCCGGCGATGTCTTCTCGCTCCTGCGGCTGGATCGCTTCGGCTTCGATGTCGAGGCCCTGTTCCTCGCCCGCAAGCTCGGCTTCAAAACCATCGAAGTGCCGGTGCGCTGGAACCACATGGAAGGAACGAAGGTTTCCATGTTTCGCGACAGCGCGGACATGTTCCTGGACCTGCTTCGAGTCCGTTGGAACCAGATCAAGGGACTGTACAAATAG
- the lysS gene encoding lysine--tRNA ligase yields MSLEDDLLRQRAARTSEIESLGYRPYGQRFDASHTVAEALAAGGSLDGPALEAQRTGVSLAGRLVTIRRMGKAGFAHIQQNGERIQVYVRRDAVPETDWKLWELLDLGDIVGADGYLFRTRTGELSVHVERLRFLAKTLLTMPEKFHGIEDVEIRYRQRYLDLIASPESRNVFIRRARIVSSLRRQLEAKGFIEVETPMMQPIYGGAAARPFVTHHNTLDIDLYLRVAPELYLKRLVAGGLERVYEINRNFRNEGISTRHNPEFTMLEFYQAYADYEVLIDFSCELLAETAREATGSTVVEYDGRAIDFAKVRRFTMREAVVEFWPDADKPSLDNVADPGWLGRHSRKATAGEQLVDIFERVAEEHLFDPTIIYKYPVEVSPLSKNSLDDPAFTDRFEIYAAGMEIGNAFTELNDPREQLRRFDMQRAMLERGDDEAHRMDEDYIRALCYGLPPTGGEGIGIDRLTMILTGQKSIRDVILFPLLRPEGPIGIADLLRSLDS; encoded by the coding sequence TTGTCTCTGGAAGACGACCTGCTTCGTCAACGTGCAGCCCGCACCTCCGAAATCGAATCTCTTGGCTATCGGCCCTATGGGCAGAGATTCGACGCTTCACACACTGTCGCCGAGGCCCTAGCCGCCGGTGGTTCGCTGGACGGGCCGGCGCTCGAAGCCCAACGGACCGGGGTTTCACTGGCTGGCCGCCTGGTTACCATCCGCCGCATGGGCAAGGCCGGGTTCGCGCACATCCAACAGAACGGCGAGCGGATCCAGGTCTACGTCCGTAGGGACGCAGTTCCCGAAACGGACTGGAAGCTGTGGGAACTGCTCGACCTTGGCGATATCGTCGGCGCCGACGGCTACCTGTTCCGGACCCGAACCGGCGAGCTGAGCGTCCATGTGGAGCGCCTGCGCTTCCTGGCCAAGACCCTGCTCACCATGCCCGAGAAGTTCCACGGTATCGAGGACGTGGAGATCCGCTATCGCCAGCGATACCTCGATCTGATCGCCTCGCCGGAGTCGCGCAATGTCTTCATCAGGCGCGCGAGGATCGTCTCCTCTCTGCGGCGGCAGCTCGAAGCCAAGGGTTTCATTGAGGTGGAAACGCCGATGATGCAGCCCATCTACGGTGGCGCGGCGGCGCGGCCTTTCGTCACGCATCACAACACGCTCGATATCGACCTCTACCTGCGCGTCGCGCCGGAGTTGTACTTGAAGCGCTTGGTCGCCGGGGGGCTGGAGCGCGTCTATGAGATCAACCGGAACTTCCGTAACGAAGGCATCTCCACGCGCCACAACCCGGAATTCACCATGCTCGAGTTCTACCAGGCATACGCGGACTACGAGGTGCTGATCGACTTTTCGTGCGAGTTGCTGGCAGAGACGGCTCGCGAAGCCACCGGGTCGACGGTGGTGGAGTACGACGGCCGGGCGATCGATTTCGCGAAGGTCCGGCGATTCACGATGCGTGAGGCGGTGGTGGAGTTCTGGCCGGACGCCGACAAGCCGTCGCTCGACAATGTGGCGGATCCGGGTTGGCTCGGCCGCCATTCGCGCAAGGCGACAGCGGGAGAGCAGTTGGTGGACATCTTCGAGCGCGTGGCCGAAGAGCACCTGTTCGACCCGACGATCATCTACAAATATCCGGTGGAGGTCTCACCGCTTTCGAAGAACAGCCTGGACGATCCGGCGTTCACTGACCGATTCGAGATCTACGCGGCCGGAATGGAGATCGGGAACGCGTTCACGGAACTGAACGACCCGCGCGAGCAGCTACGGCGCTTCGACATGCAGCGCGCGATGCTCGAGCGCGGCGACGACGAAGCGCACCGCATGGACGAAGACTACATCCGCGCGCTCTGCTACGGCCTGCCGCCCACGGGCGGTGAAGGGATCGGGATCGACCGGCTGACGATGATCCTGACTGGGCAGAAGTCGATTCGTGATGTGATTCTGTTCCCGCTGCTGCGTCCCGAAGGGCCAATCGGAATCGCGGATCTGCTGCGGAGTCTCG